ggaggaggagggggaaggggaaaaaggggaaaggaaggggtgaggagagaggaggtgatgaaggaggaagctgtggagagggaggagggggagggggagaagaggagcaaAGGGGAATGGTAGAGGTGACCTGTAGGAAAGGAAACGTGCCCATGCTGTAAGGCACCAAAAGTGTGTCATAAAAACAACACTAGTTGTCAgttaaatgttgtttttctccttTGTCTCTTCAGGTGTTGAGCGAGACTCTCTGCCCCACCTGGGACCAGCTGATGGTCTTTGACAACGTGGAGCTGTTTGGAGAGGCTAGCGAGCTTAGGGACGACCCTCCCATCATCGTCATAGAGATCTATGATCAGGACACTGTGGTAAGCCCTGCTCAGacaccaacatcaacaccaccTCTCTTTACTATTCTCTGGTTCAGTCAGAAGAATGTTAGTAGATGTAGTACGTTGATGATATGACTTCCATTAGCTGGGATGTCCATACCCGTGCACTGTTTCCACTGTGATCAGATCCTGTGTATAGTGTAGTAGATTCATGCGTCTCCTTGACATGTAAGACGGACATTTCATTCAAATACAGACAAGCCATTGTATTTGAATGACATCTAAAATACTTTAAGAAACCTAAATGGATGTATTTTGAGAGCAATTAGTTGGTAAATAATGtttcattttctgtttctacacaTGTTTTTGCCTAGTTTTTGGATTTATACTGATTTGATGCCATATGATTTTTAAATAACGTTTCTGTTAACTGACAATCCTATATTTACTCCTGCACATTAACAAACACCATTGTTATGGATGACACCTTGGATAAGTAGAGTGTGGATTCTGGTGGCTTGAATGACTGTTCTATAGAGGCACTGGGTTGTGTGCAGAGTAGCTCTAAGGCCCCAAGGCATGCAAGAGATATAAGACTGGCCCACTGGACCAGTGTAGCAGGGGGACGACTCCTTCCCAGGCTACCCTATACCTCTTGCATTCCTTCAATGGATGTTTTTTGCTCATGTGATGAAGAAACCACTGAACCTCCTCATAACCACTAACTGCTTCAGAGACACAGTTAGCTCAGGTATCCCAACTACCCCGCCACTGCTTGCGTACTGTAGACAAGCATGTAGGCTGGCAGGTCTGTTGTTTCCAACATGTCTGCTGGCAGGTCTGTTGTTTCCAACATGTCTGCTGGCAGGTCTGTTGTTTCCAACATGTCTGCTGGCAGGTCTGTTGTTTCCAACATGTGGGCTGGCAGGTCTGTTGTTTCCAACATGTGAGCTGGCAGGTCTGTTGTTTACAACATGTCTGTTTGCAGGTCTGTTGCTTCCAACATGTCTGCTGGCAGGTCTTTCGTTTCTGCTGCAGTATACTGGTCATGGTGGTTGTCTTTCGTTTCTGTCTTATTTTTCCTTtcgtcctccctctgctctgaaGTGTGAGCACATCCAGCCATGCTTCCGTATCGGGAAGACGTAAATCCAATCGGTTAATGACCGGCCAAGAAGCCCTCCACAGAATTTATTTCCTTAAACATGAATAATTTCCTATCAAAAAACGAACAAAACTGCTGAGTGACCTCGTATTGGTGACTGTCGACTAAGGAGACCAAATATTCCAAACCTTTATAGATTCGTGGTGTGGAGCAGTTCCCGGGTCTATGTTGCTAACCCTCCTAGTTTGCCCCCATGTGATTCCAGGGGAAAGCAGAGTTCATGGGCAGGACCTTCGCGAAGCCCATCACTAAGATGGCGGATGAGCACTATGGCCCCCCGCGCTTCCCCCCCCAGCTGGAGTACTACCAGATATACAGGGGGAACTGCACCGCTGGAGAGATGCTGGCTGCCTTCGAGCTGCTGCAGGTCAGCCTGGACTGTACTGGATTACAAACATGGATTATGTTTTATCAGTGGACAGAAccatactgtagtcagactccCTTACATggtttaaatgtaaaaatgatgaTTGATTTTTTTGATGTTGTTTCGGAATGGAATGTATCGAGTTATTTTACTCCAAGATGCGTTGATTGTGTCTGCATGTTGTCGTCCCAGATGAATCTGTTCTGATGATGATGGTGTATCGCTTTCTGGATTCATCTATGTTAATGTCAGTGTATCGTTGTCCCAGATTGGCCCAAATGGTAAAGCTGACCTTCCCCCCATCGACGGCCCCACTGATATGGACCGAGGTCCCATCCTGCCTGTCCCTCTGGGCATCAGGCCCGTACTCAGCAAGTACAGGATCGAGGTGAGCTGCTTCTCCGGGTCTGGTTCACCGGAAAGGAAATGTTCTGACTGAAAGTGGAATGAGAAAAAAGAATGCACATGTATATGGGAATAAAAAATTTGATTGATTTGAGGAGTTTCTCTGTGTCTGCATGCCCAACCTGTAGCTTTATAATCACATTTAAAAAGGTTGAGTTATGTTTGAATGAGGAAAAGGATGTATGATATAATAATGCAAAATACAAAGTTAGTAAATGTCTCTGTTGTGAATCCCCAGGTGCTGTTCTGGGGCCTGAGGGACCTGAAGCGGGTGAATTTGGCCCAGGTGGACCGGCCTCGCGTGGACATTGAATGTGCCGGTAAAGGGGTTCAGTCTTCCCTCATCGCGAACTACCGGAAAAATCCCAACTTTAGTACCCTGGTCAAGTGGTTTGAAGTGGTGAGTTTCCTCCATTTCCTCCATTCCTCAACTAGAAgttaaataaaatattaaaatataATTCATAGGTATTCACAACTTATTCACAAGTTACTAGGTATTCACAACAGGTAGTTTTCTTCACATATTCACAGAACATTACTGTACATAGCGTATGAACTCCCTGAAATCATCTCAAAagtattttgtttgtgtgtttgtgtgttacaaTTGTGTTTTGGGACGTGTTACTACTTTGTTTCTACACCTGTTCTCCTCAGGACCTGCCTGAGAACGAGCTGCTGCATCCTCCCCTCAACATCCGCGTGGTCGACTGCAGGGCCTTCGGCCGCTACACCCTGGTGGGCTCCCACGCCGTCACCTCCCTGCGCAAGTTCATCTACCGGGCGGCCGACAAACAGGCCAATAACTGGAACACCACAGGTCAGCCTCGCCGTACAGGATGTGCACAGCCCTAGCAAATCCTTGCTACTGCCCAGACAAACTTGCTTTTTCACTGTTCAATGCTGCTGCAATGGTGCAATTTCAGTTGAAGCATCAATAAACTTCCTATCAATCTATCTAtccgtctatctgtctgtctatctctctgtctaactgcgtgtttgtctctctatctctctgtctaactttctgtctgtctgtttctgtctgtgtctgtctgtaccaAGAAGTTTGATGCACAAAAAAACGACAGTATAGTGCAGTCATGAAACATTTAACAACTGTCTTTCCTCACCATGTCCTTGCACTGTACATGACAGACTTGTCATAGTTTTCCATCATACCGTTTACTGTAGTAGACGTGTGTAAAATGTACACAGTGAACACAGTCTGAAGAATGTTCTGTATCTCTTATTATTTTAGAAGAAATAATCGTTAACATGGAGCCAGAGCCAACCGTGAAAAAGATGGACACTGTGGTCAAACTGGACTGTGTAAGATCTCCTGAGTACTATAATGGCATGataattacaaaaaatacattcaaaatGTTGATAAATATTTATGTTATATCTGGTTTTTCCCACCAGGGTTCTGATGCTGTGGTGAAGGTTGACATGGTGAGTTCACAGACAGGTCTGGGAAGGGTTATGTTCCCCTCATCAGGAGGTATACTGGGATTTAAAGGAAAGTTCTGGTCTTCTCTCCACAGGAAGAcgagaaggaggtgaaggggaagaagaagaagagaaacaagggaggagaggatccggaggaggaggagcttgaCGAGAGCATGCTGGACTGGTGGTCCAAATACTTTGCCTCGATTGAAACTCTGATGGAAGTTAGTGACCAGTCCTTTCTCTTGCTATTCAACTCACTCAACTGACTTCCTGTAAAAATAATCTCAGACATTCAGGAGCCGACTATTATTGTTGTTCAAAGTTTAAATGCTGTGCCTTTTCTTTTTCCATTGACAAGTAGTGAGTTTGGGTGAATAAGACAACTGTTGTTGTGATTCTCTAGATCCTGAAGGCCCAGGAGGCAGCCCAAGCAGAtgcagaggagaaagaagacatGGACATCGCTGCAGAAGCTGCAGGTAACACCAGGGGGTGCTGCCGCACAGAGTAGTCACTCAGTAGAGTAGAAGAAGTACTCTGAGTGGCTCACTAGAGTGGAAGACATTTTGCTATGGTCAGAGTCCCTCATTAGAGAAGTGTTTGTATGGTCATAGTGTGCATCTCTCATCTGCACCTCTCTCATCGATTAGCaatcacttcacacacacacacatctcatccATTCCTGTTCAACACAAAAtggcctcctcctcttgccATCTGAAATTCATTTCCATAAAATGCCTGTCATgaaagttgtccacaatcaaAAAGATTAAAGTTGTGTTATCGATGTATTAAACGTACATAAAAAGATCATAAATGAATAAAGATAAACCTTTAGACCTAAAACTACTAATTAAATACTAACCATAAAAATACTGTGGTGGCTAGCTTTTTAGCCGAACAGGTGCAAAAGGACGAACGCAGGGAGTCTGTCCAAGTTTTCAGATGCAATGGCAAGGTTTATTGATCAGGTCAGAAAGGCAACATACGTTAGGTCTCTCCGAGCACAAGATAGAGAGCCTACTTAACAATTGAATACAGACAGCATTTATAGTGCACAGAACGCCCCTTATCTTAATGGCAGTTTAGCCTGCCATGGTGGGATTATCTTCTAAACCCCTAAAATTTCAGTTTGGCCTGCGCTCTGTTCTTCGTACAAGGTCTGAGCTCTCGTGGGTGCCTctcgttacatttacatttacatttagtcatttagcagacgctcttatccagagcgacttacagtaagtacagggacattcccccgaggcaagtagggtgaagtgccttgcccaaggacacaacgtcagttggcatgaccgggaatcgaactggcaaccttcggattactagcccgactccctcaccgctcagccaactgactcgtTATCTCTTGTGAGCGTTTAGTAAATATGTGATGTTCTCTCAGTATTCTACTGAGAGGTAAAATGTCAAGACAACCCTATATCGTGGTGTTTTCTGCTCAGCTTAACCTGAGGTGTCTTATATCCAGTTTTCGGCCTACGACAATACATAAAGCAACCATAATCCAATATTTTATCATTACCGCACCctggtcaatatatatatattgtttattGATAAATGACAAAGATGTACGTATTCATTAAGTTGTGACCTGTGAGCCTTATCACGGCTATATGTTGTCTGACTGTTTACCTTGGTACCATGGCAGTTACAGTACCATGAATACTGTACTGGAGCCAGAAGACTTGTGTTTGCCAACTTTCATGTGGGATTCACGTCTCGAGGGATGtgcaccacctctcctcccctccccttctctcctctcctccccacctcctttctcctcatccttccTACCAACATCTTCTTACCTCCCTTGCGGCtaccttccacctctctccgtatctctcatcctctttcctctcctgtccacatttctctctctcttatatttCCTTGTCGCTCGGCATTCTCTAACCTGTACTCAGAGATCAAATCTGACGACTCTCCTGTGAAAGGCTCCAAGAAAGGCAGGGGGAAATCCAAGGACAAGAAGAAGCCTCCGCCTGGCATGActccagagaagaagaagaagaaacatgaTGAGCTGAAGGTGCTTGTCTTCTGAAAGAGTTTTCGCTGTTGCAGGGGTGTTGTGGCTGGATATAGTTCCGAAATTTTGAAATCtattttttttctgtattttattCCAAAGGTGTACCATAAGGAACTGGAGAATGATTTTGACAACTTTGCAGACTGGCTCCACTCCTTCAACCTGTACAGAGGAAAGAGTGGGGATGACGACGACCAGAACATGGCAGACGAGGACAGGATTATCGGGAAGTTCAAAGTAAGATGAGGAAGTGGAAGACATTGAATTGCAGGAGAGGATCACTTGTATATGTGAGTCTAGATTTTTAGTTGACTGCGTTTGTGTTTCTCAGGGCTCCATGTGCATGTACAAAGTCCCAGTCTCAGATGAGATGTCCAGGGAGATGGGCTTCGACTCCAACATGGGCATGTTCCAGAATCTTCCTCACAATGACCCAATAAACATCCTTGTCCGTGTCTATGTCGTCAGGGTACGTACTTCCTGTCCCAAAACAGACAGGAATTCAGAGTTGATCCCATCCCTCATTTTGAGATATTCTTCCACTTAACTGtgaagatgttattgttgcactgccTGGTAAGATACAGTGTAGAGTGTGTTTGGCTCTAATCCCCTGAAATATctttagaactatgcacttctgaaccTTGATTATCTGTAGTACTTACTATAAGCGCTATTTGAGTTGCTTTGGAAAtaataaaatgaataaaaatgaAATGTAAAACACGTCTCATTTTGGCCAGGCCACTGACCTCCACCCAGCAGACATCAACGGGAAGGCTGACCCCTACATCGCCATCAAACTGGGGAAGTCTGAGATCAAAGACAAAGAGAACTACATCTCCAAACAACTCAACCCCATATTTGGCAAGTAAGTGCTGTTGAATAAGTCCTGGTGAATGAATACTGGTGAATAAGTTCTGGTGAATAAGTACATGTGAATGAAAACTGGTGAATAAATACTGGTGAATAAATACTGGTGAATGCCACTGGCATATCCTTACATTTTCCCACGTGCCAAACCAAATGTTTCACCTCTATAAGATCCTTTGACATCGAAGCAACATTTCCTATGGATTCCACGCTAACGGTGTCAATCTACGACTGGGACCTGGTGGGAACTGACGACCTGATAGGAGAAACCAGGGTGGACCTGGAGAACCGCTACTACAGCAAGCACAGAGCCACCTGTGGAATCGCTTCCAACTATGCCATGTAAGCAGGATCTCTCCCATGTCACATGAGCTAACAGATGAATAACACAATAGCTGATTATCTAAGAAGGATGGCTCAGTCTGCTCATAGTTTTACAAACCGATCAGCCAAAATGTGACATTTTACAACGGTATACTGTGTGTTACCGGTTTCTCTTTGTAGCCTGGAAGTTTGGGTTTCAGCTTTACAAGTTTTAAGTTATTGTGACAATCATTATTAACAACAGTTAATTACAGTTTTCAATAGTTAATGACAGTTAATGACTGACTTTCTGTAGCCATGGctacaatgtgtggcgggacCCGATGAAGCCCACCCAGATCCTAGGCAAGCTCTGCAAGGAAGGCAAGCTCGACGGGCCCCACTACGGCCCTGGAGGACGGGTGAAGGTGGGGAACCGTGTCTACATGGGGACAACGGAGGTCGAAGACGAGAACGGTACGGCGCACAGCACAGCACGACGTGATACCACAcgcaacacagcacaacattcATGTTTGGCAGCATAGCACAACACAACATGAATCAAAACACACAGCACGCTCCGAAAGCATGTTTGGTTGGGTGGTGTTTGTCCAGACACTGTGTCCAGAGGAgtgatgagtgagtgtgtgtttgggggcagGCCTGAAGAAGCAGACGGATGAGCACCTGGCCTTGACGGTGCTGAACCGCTGGGAGGACATGCCAAGGGTGGGCTGCAAGCTCATCCCGGAGCATGTGGAGACCCGGCGGCTCCTCAACCCGGACAAGCCCGGCATCGAGCAGGTACACTATGGCACCTGAACTTAACTATACCTGTGAATTACAAGTAAGTACCGTTTCCAACTCTGGCCAAGCCCCCTTCCTTAGTTACTGTACCCTGTTGGTTATGTGACTGGAATGTTGTTATTGCTGTGTATTTAATACAGGGGCATTGTATTTTTCGATTTTTTTAACTGTATATGATACTGTAAATGTATTTCTTGGAAAGCCAATTGCCCCAGATCTAAGTTTCCAATTCAGTTGCCTGTTTGCTCATAGTTGACAGTGTGACCGTTCCTGTGCCATTTCTACGACTCTtgtcctgtttctctgtctgggtgtgcAGGGAAGGATTGAGATGTGGGTGGACATGTTTCCCAAGGACCTGCCTGCCCCCGGACCTGCCATTGATATTTCACCAAGGAAACCAAAGAAGTATGTCATGTATATTTTTTGAAAGGTTGCATATTTTTGGACTATTCATGCCACAAACTGATTGGACTATGTCTCTGTCGTTGGCAGATTTGAACTGAGGGTGATAGTTTGGAACACAGACGAGGTTGTTCTGGAAGACGATGACATCTTCACAGGCGAGAAGTCCAGTGACATTTTTGTCCGAGGGTAAGGGAAGATTGTGGTCCTCCAATTCATCCAGTCACATACCTTGGAAAAGGGCCTAATCACTCACTCCTGATATTACATTATTACAAATAAAACTTGGATTGAATTAGATATTCTAGCGCTCATGAACAACTCCTAGCAAGCggccattcattttcccagatGGTTCAAAACAACAGAATTGACCCTgtgttccttccctctcccagcTGGCTGAAGGGCCAGCAGGAGGACAAGCAGGACACAGACGTGCACTACCACTCCCTGACAGGAGAAGGCAACTTCAACTGGCGCTTCGTCTACCCCTTCGACTACCTGATTGCCGAGGAGAAGATTGTCATCTCCAAGAAGGAGTCCATGTTTGCCTGGGATGAGACCCAGTACAAAATCCCGGCCCGTCTCAACCTTCAAGTCTGGGACGCTGACCACTTCTCCGCCGATGACTTCCTGGGTGCAGTGATGTTCTTGTAGTGAACCTTCACCCTGACTGGGTTATGGTGTAGACAGTGTCCATGACAACAAAGTCCTGGGACTTCTCTGATGAATCTGCATGTGTTTGCAGGTGCGATTGAGCTGGATCTGAACCGCTTCCCCCGAGGAGCGAAGACGGCCAAGCAGTGCACCATTGAAATGGTGACCAACGAGCAGGCTATGCCCATGGTGTCCATCTTCAAGCAGAAGAGGATCAAGGGCTGGTGGCCGTTTTTGGCCAGAGATGAAAACGATGAGTTTGAACTGACGGTGTGTACTGTATGATTGCAAACGTTCAATTGTGAACACACTTATAGAACACCTGCAGAACACCTGTAGAACACCCGCAGAACACCTATAGAACACTTGCAGAACACCTGTAGAACACTTGCAAAACACCAGTAGAACATCTATACAACACCTGTAGAACACCTGTAGAACACTTGCAGAACACCTATAGAACACTTGCAGAACACCTGTAGAACACTTGCAAAACACCAGTAGAACATCTATACAACACCTGTAGAACACCTGTAGAACACTTGCAGAACACCTACAGAACATCTATACACAGTAGAGGTTTTTGGCACGGAAAACCTTGAAACCTTGCCCGGggtgccaaatgtgctaggaccgccacTGTCTATACAACACCTCTGGAACAGTTCAATTGGATAGACCCTTATTGGCAAGTTAGGCTTTGGCAGGTTTGAACTGTTGTGACAGTCTTTGGGGAGTAGACCTcataagcactcacacataaagttTCCGTGCTTCCATGATACTTGTTCAAGGGTATAAGTATACAGAAGGGACACCAGATAACACCAGTGTTATGAACTGTGGGTAATGTGCTGCTGATAGAGAAGGCTGTGTAAAACCAATATGCAGTGctttgtctgtgttgtgtgtgtgttggtgctgtattggtgctgtgtctgtgctgtgtcagggctgtgtTAGTGCTGTGCCTGTGCTGTGTCGGTGCTGTTTTAGTGCTGTGTGAAGCCTGGTGTCTGGTGTTTTCGCAGGGTAAAGTGGAAGCAGAGCTGCACCTGTTGACATCTGAGGAAGCTGAGAAGAGTCCAGTGGGTGAAGGACGCAATGAACCAGAACCTCTGGAGAAACCAAAGTAAGTCCACCTTTCTTCCTGATGTGAACTcactaaacctaaccctaaacatattcctaaacctaaccctaaaacGTAAACCAACATAAAATGACTATAAAATGACACCTActcactaaccctaactctaacctCAAACCTAACCAAATTAAGCCGTCTCTGTCACGCATTGACTCACTAACCCTGCACCTAACCTGCTTACCATAACATTAATCGAAGTAGCTCACCATTCTCCCTTGAGTACTAAATTAGTATAGTGGTACCCACAATGATTCACTAactcttttaacccttgtgctgcctttgggtcacatgacccaaaggcataatgaaccaccgttgtgtttacccaattttacccaatacaaaaacaaataaaaattattttcttttaaccttcacaatgtggggggtctgagacagcccgacggttaaaagaaaatgcttcactttttcttttaaccttatgcggtaaagttgtaatacgacagtgggtcacaatgactgatgggtcagaatgacccgaagataacacaagggttaagataaaTTCATCATGTCATGGAATTCTATTGACAATGCTTATGGAAAGTCACAGACAAATGTCAAAGGTAAGGAGTTTCAGGGTCCTAGGATATTAGCTACACAGTCCTGTTGCTGAAAGACAATCctaaaaaaagaatcatgtaatGATGAGTTGACTTCAACAAGTATGGGATTTTACATGGGATCATCTTTCCTGACCTGGTAAGTTGAAGTTATTGTACATGCCTTGACCTGATACACTTCACCTGACGATAGTGTATCGTTTCTTTATTTGAATCTTTTACACTCAGAAGTTATCAAGGATGGTAGTCTGCATTTTAGCTCACTCAGTTGTTGTGCATGTATTGTGTTAATACACAGCACCTGATCTCAGTGTGACTTTGTCCTTTTCTTTAACACTTCAAAGGATGCTAGCCTGTATTATAGCTAACCCAGTTGTAACCACAGTGTATCTTTTTTGGTCTTTTACACTATAAACCTATAGTATATGGTTATCTGTAATATCACTAACCCCTCGTGTTTACCCGACCACCCCACCCTCAGCCGTCCAGACACCACCTTCCTGTGGTTCCTTACTCCCCTCAAGGCCATGCGCCACCTAGCCTGCAGCTACAAGTGGCTCATCATCAAGATCGTGCTGGCCCTTCTTCTTCTGGTCATGGTGGGCTTGTTCATCTACAGCATGCCTGGATACATGGTCAAGAAGCTGCTGGGAGCTTGAGAATAAGTCATTTAGACTCGACTGTTTTTAAATGGTATGCTTCTCCTTCCTGGTTCTTGGAGATTATCTGAACAGGAAGAGATTACATACAAACATTAACGCGTAACAATGGctttacacaaacaaataaacatatTCTTAATTTGTTATACAAGGAACTGCAGGTGTTATGTGGAGTACAACTGTACGCCATCATGAAGCATTTATAAAGCAAAATTAATTATCAATGAAAAAGAACACAGAATTTTAATCTaattttatatttcaaataatgTAAACATCATGATTAGTGATACCTGCACCAAATCAAGTCAAAGCCTACTTCATTCACTGTGTTTGAATGAAGGGTCCACAGATCCAATCTTTTTGTTGGCATTTGGATTTAGTTTTCTAACATGATATTTATTGGTGATAAATTAGTATAAATTAGTGTTACAAACTGCTATCTTGGGGTTGTTTCCATGAATCTGTTTGTATTTTGTTGATCAAGTGTGCAGTAGCTTTCTGCAAGCCGTGATATTGTGAATAAACCACAAGAACAAACTGGCTCCTGTTTTCTGTGTACGGAACGTCTTTGTCCTGACTGCTTTTggcttttgtttttcttttgtttcatACACTACATGCACTGATTTGTAAACCCTAAATAAGGCAATCAATAATACGTGCATGACAAGACCATGGTTGAAAGCTCAGATTCTGTGATGACTAAAGGCTGGTTTGTAGTCAATTGTCTGACTTGCCAGCTGACAATGGAACGCTGCTGATGTCAATAAGACTGACGTGTTGGACGACTGTCAACCAACTTTATCTGTTTCAGAATCGGTTCTCGTGATTTTCAATTACTAATATGATATTTAATTCATATTGAAAATGTAtaataaaataatgtatttaatatGGCACTGCCTTAACAGTAATTCTGGTAAAATGTTATCTAAACCCTTGTTATCTTCGGgtaattctgacccatcagtcgttgtgatccaccgtcgtattgcgacaactttaccgcatacaaaaacaaagtaaagcattttcttttaaccgttgggctgtctcagacccccgacattgcgaaggttaaaagaaaattatttttatttgtttttgtattgggtaaattgggtaaacacaacgatggttcgttatgaacctttgggtcatgtgacccgaaggcagcacaagggttaa
The Osmerus mordax isolate fOsmMor3 chromosome 9, fOsmMor3.pri, whole genome shotgun sequence genome window above contains:
- the LOC136948821 gene encoding otoferlin-like, yielding MKKSKNRSHKEDHKRDEPAILETEDLDGQDMFLGGGPDPDTISLASVTAVTTNVSNKRSKPDIKMEPSAGRPMDYQVSVTVIEARQLVGLNMDPVVCVEIGEDKKYTSMKESTNCPYYNEYFVFDFHVPADVMFDKILKLSVIHSKNLLRSGTLVGTFKIDVGTIYSQPEHQFFHKWAFLSDPDDITAGGKGYIKCDIAVVGKGDNIKTPHKANESDEDDIEGNLLLPEGVPLERQWARYYLKIYRAEGLPKMNTSIMANVKKAFIGENKDLVDPYVQVSFAGQKGKTSIQKSSYEPIWNEQIVFTEMFPPLCKRMKVQIRDSDKVNDVALGTHFIDLRKIANDGDKGFLPTLGPAWVNMYGSTRSYTLMDEHQDLNEGLGEGVSFRARLLISLGVEILDTSSGDITSSTEIQVEGVSNISENATGKIEEFFLFGAFLEATMVDRKIGDKPINFELTIGNYGSEVDGVTKPKSGRKKKGADDEEESELIHNSSEEELDDDGDLASVATTPPMKPVITDRNYFHLPYFERKPCIYIKSWWQDQRRRLYNANIIDNIADKLEEGLNDVQEIIKTEKAYPERRLRGVLEELGNGCSQFVSLASKDQSQNGKTKLDRERLKLCMTELENMGQQAKTIRSQVKKNTVKEKLKLVQNFLQKLRFLADEPQHSVPDIYIWMMSNNKRIAYARVPSKDILYSPVDEETGKDCGKVKTIFLRLPGKKGFGTAGWTVQAKIEIYLWLGLNKQRKDFLCGLPNGFEENKLARGTGLQPSPPISLTYMMKQIFQLRVHMYQGRSLFAADSTGLSDPFARVFFSTQSQVTEVLSETLCPTWDQLMVFDNVELFGEASELRDDPPIIVIEIYDQDTVGKAEFMGRTFAKPITKMADEHYGPPRFPPQLEYYQIYRGNCTAGEMLAAFELLQIGPNGKADLPPIDGPTDMDRGPILPVPLGIRPVLSKYRIEVLFWGLRDLKRVNLAQVDRPRVDIECAGKGVQSSLIANYRKNPNFSTLVKWFEVDLPENELLHPPLNIRVVDCRAFGRYTLVGSHAVTSLRKFIYRAADKQANNWNTTEEIIVNMEPEPTVKKMDTVVKLDCGSDAVVKVDMEDEKEVKGKKKKRNKGGEDPEEEELDESMLDWWSKYFASIETLMEILKAQEAAQADAEEKEDMDIAAEAAEIKSDDSPVKGSKKGRGKSKDKKKPPPGMTPEKKKKKHDELKVYHKELENDFDNFADWLHSFNLYRGKSGDDDDQNMADEDRIIGKFKGSMCMYKVPVSDEMSREMGFDSNMGMFQNLPHNDPINILVRVYVVRATDLHPADINGKADPYIAIKLGKSEIKDKENYISKQLNPIFGKSFDIEATFPMDSTLTVSIYDWDLVGTDDLIGETRVDLENRYYSKHRATCGIASNYAIHGYNVWRDPMKPTQILGKLCKEGKLDGPHYGPGGRVKVGNRVYMGTTEVEDENGLKKQTDEHLALTVLNRWEDMPRVGCKLIPEHVETRRLLNPDKPGIEQGRIEMWVDMFPKDLPAPGPAIDISPRKPKKFELRVIVWNTDEVVLEDDDIFTGEKSSDIFVRGWLKGQQEDKQDTDVHYHSLTGEGNFNWRFVYPFDYLIAEEKIVISKKESMFAWDETQYKIPARLNLQVWDADHFSADDFLGAIELDLNRFPRGAKTAKQCTIEMVTNEQAMPMVSIFKQKRIKGWWPFLARDENDEFELTGKVEAELHLLTSEEAEKSPVGEGRNEPEPLEKPNRPDTTFLWFLTPLKAMRHLACSYKWLIIKIVLALLLLVMVGLFIYSMPGYMVKKLLGA